A stretch of the Haloplanus aerogenes genome encodes the following:
- a CDS encoding PAS domain S-box protein, which translates to MTTLAAFVVFSTLPLVALTLAIGYSLVSIRRLDDLRPLVLVTLLAFMATHQLTELAAFTQGELVVNYGGELTETSANLLASFASYFLLDFVREEHRLNERLRTQRRELRRTRRAIEASGHAVCISDADGRIDYVNPAFEEMTGYSADEVRGEHPDILVTDGTVEYGDNEHVLRRKDGERYYVQQTSAPITDEDGNYEGFVSIQTDITDRKRLENDLRESLRQLQVFDRILRHNFHNGINVIKGYAETIQSSSDGDVADYASIVVDRSETLLHTVDKEHEITKRLANPKSPEPLELAPLLDAAVSAVEEADHGADITVTQPRDVRVKATTDVRRAVEELVTNAVIHSDRESPTVTVDVTIEGDEVAVSVADDGPGIPEMERKILTSEREIEPLYHGSGIGLWLVTLIVRQLDGSLSFHENDPRGCVVTVRLPLAD; encoded by the coding sequence ATGACAACGCTGGCGGCGTTCGTCGTGTTCTCGACTCTGCCGCTGGTCGCTCTCACGCTGGCCATCGGGTACTCGCTCGTCTCGATCCGACGACTCGACGACCTCCGGCCACTCGTCCTCGTGACACTGTTGGCGTTCATGGCGACCCACCAGTTGACCGAACTGGCGGCGTTCACCCAGGGGGAACTCGTGGTGAACTACGGAGGCGAACTAACCGAGACGAGCGCCAACCTGCTCGCGAGTTTCGCGTCCTACTTCCTGCTCGATTTCGTTCGCGAGGAGCACCGGCTGAACGAGCGACTCAGGACCCAGCGTCGCGAACTGCGGCGGACGAGGCGCGCTATCGAGGCATCGGGGCACGCGGTGTGTATTAGCGACGCGGATGGCCGGATCGACTACGTGAATCCGGCGTTCGAGGAGATGACGGGGTACTCGGCCGACGAGGTTCGGGGCGAACACCCCGATATCCTGGTGACCGACGGAACGGTCGAGTACGGAGACAACGAACACGTCCTGCGGCGCAAGGACGGCGAGCGCTACTACGTCCAGCAGACGAGCGCCCCAATCACCGACGAGGACGGCAACTACGAGGGGTTCGTCTCCATCCAGACTGACATCACCGACCGTAAGCGGCTGGAGAACGACCTCCGTGAGAGCCTCCGGCAGTTGCAAGTGTTCGATCGAATCCTGCGCCACAACTTCCACAACGGCATAAACGTGATCAAGGGGTACGCGGAGACGATCCAGTCGTCGAGCGACGGCGACGTGGCCGACTATGCGAGCATCGTCGTCGACCGGAGCGAGACCCTGTTGCACACGGTGGACAAGGAACACGAGATCACGAAGCGGCTGGCGAACCCCAAATCACCCGAACCGCTCGAACTGGCGCCACTGCTCGATGCGGCCGTCTCGGCCGTCGAGGAGGCCGATCACGGCGCCGATATCACTGTCACACAGCCACGGGACGTGCGCGTCAAGGCGACGACGGACGTTCGACGCGCGGTCGAGGAACTCGTGACGAACGCCGTGATACACTCGGACCGCGAGTCGCCGACCGTAACCGTCGACGTGACTATCGAGGGTGACGAGGTCGCCGTCAGCGTTGCGGACGACGGGCCGGGGATTCCGGAGATGGAGCGGAAGATTCTGACGAGCGAGCGGGAGATAGAACCGCTGTACCACGGGAGCGGGATCGGCCTCTGGCTCGTCACCCTGATCGTCCGGCAGTTGGACGGCAGCCTCTCGTTCCACGAGAACGACCCGCGCGGGTGTGTGGTGACCGTTCGGCTCCCGCTCGCCGACTAA
- a CDS encoding ribbon-helix-helix domain-containing protein → MAKISVEIPDELLEDLDDHVGDDGKFVNRSDAVRASIRKTLDVLDEIDARHGRLESDE, encoded by the coding sequence ATGGCCAAGATAAGCGTCGAGATTCCCGACGAACTGCTCGAGGATCTGGACGACCACGTCGGTGACGACGGCAAGTTCGTGAATCGGAGCGACGCCGTCCGGGCATCGATTCGCAAGACGCTCGACGTGCTGGACGAGATCGACGCCCGGCACGGTCGGCTGGAGTCCGACGAATGA